A genomic region of Aureimonas populi contains the following coding sequences:
- a CDS encoding indolepyruvate ferredoxin oxidoreductase family protein → MTATLDERYTRESGRILVSGTQALVRLPMIQRRRDLAAGLDTAGYVSGYRGSPLASFDREMAVAARHLKAHHVVFQPGLNEDMAATAVWGTQQSGLFPGARYDGVFSMWYGKGPGVDRTMDVIRHANAVGTGPHGGVLLLAGDDHGAVSSTLPHQSEHNLISAMVPMLSPAGVGEYIEYGLLGWAMSRFSGAWVGFKCQTETVECTASVDVDPGRPTIVTPDFETPPDGLSLRWPDGPHAMELRLERKLEAVHAFAAANRLDTSRWRDGRTRLGIVSTGKSWLDLLAALEALGIDEARARELGIALYKVGLAWPLEPAGLAAFARGLEEILVVEEKRPILEDQIKALLFNLPEGARPRVLGKRDETGAPLLPAHGEIDARAVGAALAGRLRHDPAVARRAAALAAMAGAAPDGAAAPRREAYFCSGCPHSVSTRLPEGSRATTGIGCHMMVIGVPDRNTATFTQMGGEGGGWIGLSPFTDEQHIFVNMGDGTYFHSGLLAIRAAIAARVNATYKILYNDAVAMTGGQRHDGENTVPSIVDQLLAEGARRVVVVAEEPGRWQGALPRAVAIHPRDELDAVQRELREIEGVTAIVYDQVCAAEKRRRRKRGTFAAAPRRAFINDLVCEGCGDCSAVSNCISVEPLETELGRKRRINQSSCNTDLSCLKGFCPSFVTVEGGALRKPPPRAGHFDPAELPQPALAPPAAAYNMLLAGIGGTGVITVSAILSMAAHLDGLSVLTLDQTGLAQKNGAVVSHVRLAPRPDLLNAARIGAGEADLVLGFDVVVAASPKSLASFGKERTRAVVDDHFAPTAAFVQNTAIDLRQEATLKSLRRAAGEEAVHMVSATRLGTALMGDAIAANMFLLGHAWQRGLVPVSREAIDRAMELNGAGLAMNRAAFAWGRRSAVEPGAVTAAAGLSPEAAPAPRTLGEIVARRAAFLTAYQDAAYAARYAALVETARRAEDALPEPRGFALAVAASAFRLMAYKDEYEVARLHRDPSFKAGLAAQFEGDFKIRHLLAPPMIARIDPRTGHPAKIAFGPWVRPVFGLLARLKWLRGTRFDPFGRTPERRMERRLIEDYASLVERLSAGLSASNLKSAVELAALPGMVRGFGHVKAASVARYEARRGQLMARLDRVRPPLDNAA, encoded by the coding sequence ATGACGGCGACGCTCGACGAGCGCTATACGCGCGAAAGCGGCCGCATCCTCGTGTCGGGCACGCAGGCGCTGGTGCGCCTGCCCATGATCCAGCGCCGGCGCGACCTGGCCGCGGGGCTCGATACGGCCGGCTACGTCTCCGGCTATCGCGGCTCCCCGCTGGCCTCCTTCGACCGGGAGATGGCGGTCGCGGCACGGCACCTGAAGGCGCACCATGTCGTCTTCCAGCCCGGCTTGAACGAGGACATGGCGGCGACCGCCGTGTGGGGCACGCAGCAGAGCGGCCTGTTTCCCGGCGCCCGCTACGACGGCGTGTTCTCCATGTGGTACGGCAAGGGGCCGGGCGTGGACCGCACGATGGACGTGATCCGCCATGCCAACGCGGTGGGCACGGGGCCGCATGGCGGCGTGCTGCTGCTGGCGGGCGACGACCACGGCGCGGTGTCCTCCACCCTGCCGCACCAGTCCGAGCACAACCTGATCTCGGCCATGGTGCCCATGCTCTCGCCGGCCGGGGTCGGCGAATATATCGAATACGGCCTCCTCGGCTGGGCGATGAGCCGCTTTTCAGGTGCATGGGTTGGCTTCAAATGCCAGACCGAGACGGTGGAATGCACGGCGAGCGTCGATGTGGACCCCGGCCGCCCGACCATCGTGACGCCCGATTTCGAGACGCCCCCGGACGGGCTCTCCCTGCGCTGGCCGGACGGCCCGCACGCCATGGAACTGCGGCTGGAGCGCAAGCTGGAGGCGGTCCATGCCTTCGCCGCCGCCAACCGGCTCGACACGAGCCGCTGGCGGGACGGGCGCACGCGGCTGGGCATCGTCTCGACCGGCAAGTCCTGGCTCGACCTCCTCGCCGCGCTGGAGGCGCTCGGCATCGACGAGGCGCGTGCGCGCGAACTCGGCATCGCTCTCTACAAGGTCGGCCTGGCCTGGCCCCTCGAGCCGGCGGGGCTGGCCGCCTTCGCGCGCGGGCTGGAGGAGATCCTCGTCGTGGAGGAGAAACGGCCGATCCTGGAGGACCAGATCAAGGCCCTCCTGTTCAACCTGCCGGAGGGCGCGCGCCCGCGTGTTCTGGGCAAGCGCGACGAGACGGGCGCGCCGCTCCTGCCCGCCCATGGCGAGATCGACGCGCGCGCCGTGGGCGCGGCGCTGGCGGGGCGCCTGCGGCACGACCCGGCCGTCGCGCGGCGCGCGGCCGCGCTCGCCGCCATGGCCGGCGCGGCCCCGGACGGAGCCGCCGCGCCGAGGCGCGAGGCCTATTTCTGCTCCGGCTGCCCGCACTCCGTCTCCACGCGCCTGCCCGAGGGAAGCCGCGCGACGACCGGGATCGGCTGCCACATGATGGTCATCGGCGTGCCGGACCGGAACACAGCGACCTTCACGCAGATGGGGGGAGAGGGCGGCGGCTGGATCGGCCTGTCGCCCTTCACCGACGAGCAGCACATCTTCGTCAACATGGGCGACGGGACCTATTTCCACTCCGGGCTGCTGGCCATCCGCGCGGCCATCGCCGCGCGCGTCAACGCGACCTACAAGATCCTCTACAACGACGCGGTGGCGATGACGGGCGGCCAGCGCCACGACGGCGAGAACACCGTTCCCTCCATCGTGGACCAGCTTCTGGCCGAGGGCGCCCGGCGCGTTGTCGTCGTCGCCGAGGAGCCGGGGCGCTGGCAAGGCGCCCTGCCGCGCGCGGTGGCGATCCATCCGCGCGACGAACTGGACGCCGTGCAGCGCGAGCTGCGCGAGATCGAGGGCGTGACCGCCATCGTCTACGATCAGGTCTGCGCGGCGGAGAAGCGGCGGCGGCGCAAGCGCGGCACCTTCGCCGCCGCACCGAGGCGCGCCTTCATCAACGACCTCGTCTGCGAGGGCTGCGGCGACTGCTCGGCCGTCTCCAACTGCATATCGGTGGAACCGCTGGAGACCGAACTCGGCCGCAAGCGGCGCATCAACCAGTCGAGCTGCAACACCGACCTGTCCTGCCTGAAGGGCTTCTGCCCGAGCTTCGTGACCGTCGAGGGCGGCGCGCTGCGCAAGCCCCCGCCGCGCGCCGGGCACTTCGACCCCGCCGAGCTGCCGCAGCCGGCACTCGCTCCGCCGGCGGCGGCCTACAACATGCTCCTCGCGGGTATCGGCGGCACGGGCGTCATCACCGTTAGCGCCATCCTTTCGATGGCCGCCCATCTTGACGGGCTCTCGGTCCTCACGCTCGACCAGACCGGACTGGCACAGAAGAACGGAGCGGTCGTCTCCCATGTGCGCCTCGCGCCCCGGCCCGATCTCCTGAACGCTGCGCGCATCGGCGCGGGCGAGGCCGATCTGGTGCTCGGTTTCGATGTGGTGGTGGCGGCCTCGCCGAAATCGCTGGCCAGCTTCGGCAAGGAGCGCACGCGCGCCGTCGTCGACGACCACTTCGCCCCCACCGCCGCCTTCGTGCAGAACACGGCCATCGACCTGCGGCAGGAGGCGACGCTGAAATCGCTGCGCCGCGCAGCCGGCGAGGAGGCGGTTCACATGGTGTCCGCCACCCGGCTCGGCACGGCGCTGATGGGCGACGCCATCGCCGCCAACATGTTCCTGCTCGGGCACGCCTGGCAGCGCGGCCTTGTCCCGGTCTCGCGCGAGGCGATCGACCGGGCGATGGAGCTGAACGGCGCGGGCCTTGCGATGAACCGGGCGGCCTTCGCCTGGGGGCGGCGCTCGGCGGTGGAGCCCGGTGCCGTCACGGCCGCCGCCGGCCTGTCGCCCGAGGCGGCGCCGGCGCCCCGGACGCTCGGCGAGATCGTCGCCCGGCGCGCCGCCTTCCTCACCGCCTATCAGGACGCGGCCTATGCGGCGCGCTACGCCGCGCTCGTCGAAACCGCCCGCAGGGCGGAGGACGCGCTGCCCGAGCCGCGGGGCTTCGCGCTCGCCGTGGCGGCCAGCGCCTTCCGGCTCATGGCCTACAAGGACGAGTACGAGGTTGCCCGGCTGCATCGCGACCCGTCCTTCAAGGCCGGGCTCGCCGCGCAGTTCGAGGGCGACTTCAAGATCCGCCACCTCCTCGCCCCGCCGATGATCGCGCGGATCGACCCGCGCACCGGCCATCCGGCCAAGATCGCCTTCGGACCCTGGGTGCGTCCCGTCTTCGGCCTTCTGGCGCGCCTGAAATGGCTTCGCGGCACGCGGTTCGACCCCTTCGGCCGCACGCCGGAGCGGCGGATGGAGCGGCGGCTGATCGAGGATTATGCGAGCCTCGTGGAGCGCCTTTCCGCCGGGCTCTCGGCCAGCAACCTGAAGAGCGCCGTGGAGCTTGCGGCCCTGCCGGGCATGGTGCGCGGCTTCGGGCATGTGAAGGCGGCCTCGGTGGCGCGCTACGAGGCGCGCCGCGGCCAGCTCATGGCCCGGCTCGACCGGGTTCGGCCGCCGCTCGACAACGCGGCCTGA
- a CDS encoding nucleoside hydrolase, producing MSRKIIIDTDPGQDDALAILMALASPELDVLGITAVAGNIPLALTSINIRKVCEVANRRDVKVFAGCARPMVRKLFTAEYIHGATGLDGYDLPEPEMPLQAMDGVDFIIETLRAEEPGSVTLCTLGPLTNIGTALSRAPDIAARVKEIVLMGGGCFEGGNVTPSAEFNIYVDPEAAEIVFTAGMPIVMLPLDATHKVLTTGARIAAMRALGTRTGEVAAGWLEFFERFDERKYGTDGGPLHDPNVIAYLLEPQLYGGRFCNVEIETGSALTVGETVVDWWGVTDRPANALFLRDVDAEGFFALLTERLARL from the coding sequence TTGAGCCGCAAGATCATCATCGACACGGACCCCGGGCAGGACGACGCCCTGGCGATCCTCATGGCCCTCGCCAGCCCCGAGCTGGATGTGCTGGGCATCACCGCCGTCGCGGGAAACATTCCGCTCGCCCTGACCTCGATCAACATCCGCAAGGTCTGCGAGGTGGCGAACCGCCGGGACGTCAAGGTATTCGCCGGCTGCGCGCGGCCCATGGTGCGAAAGCTCTTCACCGCCGAATACATCCACGGCGCCACCGGCCTCGACGGCTACGACCTGCCCGAGCCGGAGATGCCCTTGCAGGCGATGGACGGCGTGGACTTCATCATCGAGACGCTGCGGGCCGAGGAGCCGGGCTCGGTGACGCTGTGCACGCTCGGCCCGCTCACCAATATCGGCACCGCCCTGTCGCGCGCGCCCGATATCGCCGCCCGCGTGAAGGAGATCGTGCTGATGGGGGGCGGCTGCTTCGAGGGCGGCAACGTCACCCCGTCGGCCGAGTTCAACATCTATGTGGACCCGGAGGCGGCCGAGATCGTCTTCACCGCCGGCATGCCCATCGTCATGCTGCCGCTGGACGCGACGCACAAGGTGCTGACGACCGGCGCGCGCATCGCCGCCATGCGCGCGCTCGGCACGCGCACGGGCGAGGTCGCGGCGGGCTGGCTGGAGTTCTTCGAGCGCTTCGACGAACGCAAATACGGCACCGACGGCGGGCCGCTGCACGATCCGAACGTGATCGCCTATCTCCTGGAACCGCAGCTCTACGGCGGCCGCTTCTGCAATGTCGAGATCGAAACCGGCTCGGCGCTGACGGTGGGCGAGACGGTGGTGGACTGGTGGGGTGTGACCGACCGGCCGGCCAACGCCCTTTTCCTGCGCGATGTGGATGCGGAGGGATTCTTCGCGCTGCTGACCGAGCGGCTGGCCCGGCTCTGA
- a CDS encoding GntR family transcriptional regulator: protein MHDALLERIFEGRISPGDGLSEVALAEEFSVSRTPIREALHRLSLEGLVERGARRVFVVRRMAPEALAELFEAVGEVEALVARKAALRMSEMERQALRAIVAEGRALSLDPQGYAAMNTRFHAALQAGARNAILADLLFDLSLRTLPWRRAQFTRREKRLRSSQSEHEAILDAILKQDGEAAFQRMRAHVAASFLVISGMIDEQAAATPDLEGAD from the coding sequence GTGCACGATGCCCTGCTGGAGCGCATTTTCGAGGGGCGCATTTCACCCGGCGACGGGTTGAGCGAGGTGGCGCTGGCCGAGGAGTTCAGCGTCTCGCGGACGCCGATCCGCGAGGCGCTGCACAGGCTCAGCTTGGAGGGCCTCGTGGAACGGGGCGCGCGGCGTGTGTTCGTGGTCCGGCGCATGGCGCCCGAGGCACTGGCCGAATTGTTCGAGGCGGTGGGCGAGGTGGAGGCGCTCGTGGCGCGCAAGGCGGCCCTGCGCATGAGCGAGATGGAACGGCAGGCGCTTCGCGCGATCGTCGCCGAGGGGCGCGCCCTGTCCTTAGACCCGCAGGGCTATGCGGCCATGAACACCCGCTTTCACGCCGCGCTCCAGGCCGGCGCGCGCAATGCGATCCTGGCCGATCTCCTGTTCGACCTCAGCCTGCGGACCCTGCCCTGGCGCCGCGCCCAGTTCACGCGCCGCGAAAAGCGCCTTCGAAGCAGCCAGAGCGAGCACGAGGCGATTCTCGACGCCATCCTGAAGCAGGACGGCGAGGCCGCCTTCCAGCGGATGCGCGCCCATGTGGCCGCCTCGTTCCTGGTGATCTCGGGCATGATCGACGAGCAGGCCGCCGCCACGCCCGATCTCGAGGGAGCGGACTGA
- a CDS encoding ABC transporter substrate-binding protein, whose translation MTVIDHKAILESRIRAQLGRRAFLKGAGTAAVAMAAAGFLPHVARAQQSGHIRIASMSHIDTLDPHFTGFLNSIQIINNIHNGLLKVTYDGEAVRFEPDLAETWELEDERTHLFKLREGVRFHDGTVCDAEAVRFSLLRVKEGQPSSPHAWKLELLEEIEIIDPLTVRLHFSEPYAFLPVALTGSTGRAGTIVSPAAVERYGMDYGRNPVGTGPFRFVSWRENDAVELEANPDYFEEGLPLLERATFLIMREPSTAVAALLAGQIDGMSNCPLHLLPQIEAFAGANLYGEIEGNYSFVGMNTRRAPFDDVNLRRAVAYALDRDVLIRQAYFGRAIQAYTPISPPMTGFYDPNIAESGRGHRFDLDKAREFRALVPEQGEIVVNYIMSERTAVSTRIAQTVVPMLAQIGIRAELELLEPTTWVQRRNERAFDMFDFEWVADLDPDETLYPEFRSDGDWNYPGWENPEFDRLCAEAQRILDTAERSRLYNAAEDLLIDEAPIALIAHMPIYKVFSTRVQGFNYIPADLIDLHGVSLS comes from the coding sequence ATGACCGTCATCGACCACAAGGCGATCCTGGAATCCCGCATCCGCGCGCAGCTCGGCCGCCGGGCCTTTCTCAAGGGGGCGGGCACGGCCGCCGTCGCCATGGCGGCGGCCGGCTTCCTTCCCCATGTCGCGCGCGCCCAGCAAAGCGGCCATATCCGCATCGCCTCCATGTCGCACATCGACACGCTGGACCCGCATTTCACCGGCTTCCTGAACTCCATCCAGATCATCAACAACATCCACAACGGCCTTCTGAAAGTCACTTACGACGGCGAAGCGGTGCGCTTCGAGCCGGATCTGGCGGAGACCTGGGAGCTGGAGGACGAGCGCACGCATCTCTTCAAGCTGCGCGAAGGGGTGCGCTTCCATGACGGGACGGTGTGCGACGCCGAGGCGGTTCGCTTCTCGCTCCTGCGCGTGAAGGAAGGCCAGCCCTCCTCTCCCCATGCCTGGAAGCTGGAACTTCTGGAGGAGATCGAGATCATCGATCCCCTGACCGTCCGCCTGCACTTCTCCGAGCCCTACGCCTTCCTTCCCGTCGCCCTCACAGGCTCGACCGGGCGGGCCGGAACGATCGTCAGCCCGGCGGCGGTGGAACGCTACGGCATGGATTACGGGCGCAACCCCGTCGGCACGGGGCCCTTCCGCTTCGTGAGCTGGCGCGAGAACGACGCCGTGGAACTGGAAGCCAATCCCGACTACTTCGAGGAGGGCCTGCCGCTCCTGGAGCGGGCCACCTTCCTCATCATGCGCGAGCCCTCCACCGCCGTCGCCGCCCTTCTGGCCGGGCAGATCGACGGCATGTCGAATTGTCCCCTGCATCTGCTGCCGCAGATCGAGGCCTTTGCGGGCGCCAATCTCTACGGCGAGATCGAGGGCAACTACTCCTTCGTGGGAATGAACACGCGCCGCGCGCCGTTCGACGACGTGAACCTGCGGCGCGCCGTGGCCTATGCGCTGGACCGCGACGTGCTGATCCGCCAGGCCTATTTCGGCCGCGCCATTCAGGCCTACACGCCGATCTCCCCGCCCATGACGGGCTTCTACGACCCCAACATCGCAGAATCGGGGCGCGGCCACCGCTTCGACCTCGACAAGGCGCGCGAGTTCCGCGCCCTCGTGCCCGAGCAGGGCGAGATCGTCGTCAACTACATCATGTCGGAGCGCACGGCGGTCAGCACCCGCATCGCCCAGACCGTGGTGCCGATGCTGGCGCAGATCGGCATCCGGGCGGAGCTGGAACTCTTGGAGCCGACGACCTGGGTGCAGCGGCGAAACGAGCGCGCCTTCGACATGTTCGACTTCGAATGGGTGGCCGACCTCGATCCCGACGAGACCCTCTATCCGGAGTTCCGCAGCGACGGCGACTGGAACTATCCGGGCTGGGAGAACCCCGAATTCGACCGCCTCTGCGCCGAGGCCCAGCGCATTCTCGACACCGCGGAGCGCAGCCGCCTCTACAACGCCGCCGAGGACCTTCTCATCGACGAGGCGCCCATCGCGCTGATCGCGCATATGCCGATCTACAAGGTGTTCTCCACCCGCGTGCAGGGCTTCAACTACATCCCGGCCGACCTCATCGACCTGCACGGCGTGAGCCTGTCCTGA
- a CDS encoding ABC transporter permease, whose translation MLRGVASKVGQTLAVLFIVSLASFSLMKLAPGDPVQVMLGAEYSPEAYASMMAELGLDRPFFGQYLDWAGRFLTGDWGTSYVARADIFRQAFVEALPVTLTLSASALGLAILTGVPLGVLSAVRKDTAWDVGVAAGALTVTAFPSFFLGILLIWIFGVRFGLFPVMGFVAPWEDLRSGVHHMVLPAVTLSTYFVGMIVRLTRATLIEVLEQPYIAAARARGEPSWRVVWVHGVRNIAMPMTTILGLQLGALLQGAVLTEIVFSLPGLGQMITSAVLSREYVVVQAGVMLTATLFIIVNLLVDLSYPFLDPRLRGR comes from the coding sequence ATGCTGCGAGGGGTCGCCTCGAAGGTCGGGCAGACCCTGGCCGTCCTCTTCATCGTCTCCCTCGCCAGCTTCAGCCTGATGAAGCTGGCGCCGGGCGATCCGGTGCAGGTCATGCTGGGCGCGGAATACTCCCCCGAGGCCTATGCCTCGATGATGGCCGAGCTCGGCCTCGACCGGCCCTTCTTCGGTCAATATCTCGACTGGGCGGGGCGGTTCCTCACCGGCGACTGGGGAACCTCCTACGTGGCGAGGGCCGACATCTTCCGCCAGGCTTTCGTGGAGGCGCTGCCGGTGACGCTGACCCTCTCGGCCTCGGCGCTCGGCCTTGCCATCCTCACCGGCGTTCCGCTCGGCGTCCTGTCGGCGGTTCGCAAGGACACGGCCTGGGACGTGGGCGTGGCGGCGGGCGCACTCACCGTCACCGCCTTCCCCTCCTTCTTCCTCGGCATTCTCCTGATCTGGATCTTCGGCGTCCGGTTCGGCCTCTTTCCCGTCATGGGCTTCGTCGCGCCCTGGGAGGATCTGCGCAGCGGTGTCCACCACATGGTCCTGCCCGCCGTGACGCTCTCCACCTATTTCGTGGGCATGATCGTGCGGCTGACCCGCGCGACCCTGATCGAGGTTCTGGAGCAGCCCTACATCGCCGCGGCTCGGGCGCGCGGCGAGCCATCCTGGCGCGTGGTCTGGGTTCACGGCGTGCGCAACATCGCCATGCCGATGACGACGATCCTCGGCCTGCAACTCGGCGCGCTCCTCCAGGGCGCGGTTCTCACCGAGATCGTCTTCTCGCTTCCCGGCCTCGGCCAAATGATCACCTCGGCGGTCCTCAGCCGGGAATATGTGGTCGTGCAGGCGGGCGTCATGCTCACGGCCACGCTCTTCATCATCGTGAACCTCCTGGTCGACCTGTCCTATCCCTTCCTCGATCCGCGCCTGAGAGGCCGTTGA
- a CDS encoding ABC transporter permease translates to MTLAADPAHPVPAPTRRGSRRRSMFARRPFFTIALAIAALYLLAAVFAPFVAPFSPYQQSFEAMMVPPGTVPHWLGTDSYGQDVLSRIIYGARYALAIGIFSVLLGAFGGLLLGLAAGLATGWTEWVLVRLIDAILALPSLVLAVAFIAILGQGVDKVILAVGLSLIGPFARTVRSDVMQVRVKLFVEAAGLMGVPWHHVVRRHILPNVFFPLAVQVTIRLSEAVLVSASLSFIGIGVTPPTPDWGLMISEGRGFVSFAPWMSGMPGLALAILLIALSVVGDGIREEFDPQLRSGR, encoded by the coding sequence ATGACCCTCGCCGCAGATCCTGCGCACCCGGTTCCCGCGCCGACGCGACGCGGCTCGCGCCGGCGCTCCATGTTCGCAAGGCGCCCCTTCTTCACCATCGCGCTCGCCATCGCCGCGCTGTATCTGCTGGCGGCGGTGTTCGCGCCCTTCGTGGCGCCCTTCAGCCCCTACCAGCAGAGTTTCGAGGCGATGATGGTGCCGCCCGGCACCGTGCCGCACTGGCTGGGAACGGACAGCTACGGCCAGGATGTCCTCAGCCGGATCATCTACGGTGCGCGCTACGCGCTGGCGATCGGGATCTTCTCGGTCCTTCTCGGCGCCTTCGGCGGCCTTCTCCTGGGCCTTGCCGCGGGGCTCGCCACCGGCTGGACGGAATGGGTGCTGGTGCGCCTCATCGACGCTATCCTCGCGCTTCCCTCGCTGGTTCTGGCCGTCGCCTTCATCGCCATTCTCGGGCAGGGCGTCGACAAGGTGATCCTGGCCGTGGGCCTTTCGTTGATCGGCCCCTTCGCGCGCACGGTGCGCTCGGACGTGATGCAGGTGCGCGTGAAGCTCTTCGTCGAGGCGGCCGGCCTGATGGGTGTTCCCTGGCACCACGTGGTGCGCCGGCACATCCTGCCCAACGTCTTCTTCCCCCTCGCCGTGCAGGTCACGATCCGGCTGTCGGAGGCGGTTCTGGTCTCCGCCTCGCTCTCCTTCATCGGCATCGGCGTGACGCCGCCGACGCCCGATTGGGGCCTGATGATCTCGGAGGGGCGCGGTTTCGTCAGCTTCGCGCCCTGGATGTCGGGCATGCCGGGGCTGGCGCTCGCCATCCTCCTCATCGCGCTGTCGGTCGTGGGCGACGGCATTCGCGAGGAATTCGACCCCCAATTGAGGAGCGGACGTTGA
- a CDS encoding ABC transporter ATP-binding protein, with amino-acid sequence MSAALMEVRDLTLYRGERRILDKVSFTVGKGQTIALVGESGAGKSTIAVALMGLLDRHAAQIEGRTAFDGIDDLFSLRERDWARLRGRRLSMIFQDAGAALNPCYTVGSQLSSVLRRKLNMKRGAAQARAVALLQGVGINDAQARMSAYPHQLSGGMQQRVMVAIALACDPDLLFADEPTSALDVTIQAQIVRLILDQTRERGASCIFVLHDLALASQACDEIVVLYAGQVMEAGRSEIVLKAPRHPYTQLLKSCVVEIGGGRLTPPEGGVPSYDEMPQGCRFSTRCPRALPRCTAQRPPLAELHGRHVACWNPQ; translated from the coding sequence TTGAGCGCGGCATTGATGGAGGTGCGGGACCTGACCCTCTACCGGGGCGAGCGCCGGATCCTCGACAAGGTCAGCTTCACGGTGGGAAAGGGGCAGACGATCGCGCTGGTGGGCGAAAGCGGAGCCGGGAAGTCCACCATCGCCGTCGCCCTGATGGGTCTTCTGGATCGCCATGCCGCGCAGATCGAGGGGCGCACCGCCTTCGACGGCATCGACGATCTGTTCTCGCTGCGCGAGAGGGACTGGGCCAGGCTGCGCGGCAGGCGCCTGTCGATGATCTTCCAGGATGCGGGCGCGGCACTGAACCCCTGCTACACGGTCGGCTCGCAACTCTCCTCGGTGCTGCGCCGGAAGCTGAACATGAAACGCGGCGCGGCACAGGCGCGCGCGGTGGCGCTTCTGCAAGGCGTCGGCATCAACGACGCGCAGGCGCGCATGTCGGCCTATCCGCACCAATTGTCGGGCGGCATGCAGCAGCGCGTGATGGTGGCCATCGCGCTCGCCTGCGATCCCGATCTCCTCTTCGCCGACGAGCCGACCTCGGCCCTCGATGTCACCATCCAGGCGCAGATCGTGCGCCTGATCCTCGACCAGACCCGCGAGCGCGGCGCCTCCTGCATCTTCGTCCTCCACGATCTGGCGCTGGCGAGCCAGGCCTGCGACGAGATCGTGGTGCTCTATGCCGGGCAGGTGATGGAGGCGGGAAGGAGCGAGATCGTCCTCAAGGCGCCGCGCCATCCCTACACGCAGCTTCTGAAATCCTGCGTGGTGGAGATCGGCGGCGGGCGGCTGACCCCGCCGGAAGGCGGCGTGCCGAGCTATGACGAGATGCCGCAGGGCTGCCGCTTCTCCACGCGCTGTCCGCGCGCCCTCCCCCGTTGCACCGCCCAGCGCCCTCCCCTGGCCGAACTGCACGGGCGCCATGTCGCCTGCTGGAATCCGCAATGA
- a CDS encoding oligopeptide/dipeptide ABC transporter ATP-binding protein — translation MSAPAMAAAGRDADEGEIVFELLDVEKVYQVTRRAGWFGRQRHGLAALDGVRLRVRRGASVALVGESGSGKSTLLRVLLGLSDPSNGRALYKGRPIAESRAQDPSFAREVAMVYQDARGSLNPRMSVAALIAEPLRHFGICPEAEIQGRVAELLARVGLPLQAASSYPAGLSGGQVRRVAIARALASGPSVLVADEAVSGLDVSTQAQLLELLRRLQSEMGLTLLFITHDLGVASYLCDEIAIMYLGRIVESGPTNAVLNDPAHPYAKALRAAAPEFFAPIVEPLPGELPSPLDLPPGCRFAGRCAFARGPCSTDDPVLTPFMAGRQVACLFPLTGAGGREPGP, via the coding sequence ATGAGCGCGCCGGCCATGGCCGCCGCCGGGCGCGATGCGGACGAAGGGGAGATCGTCTTCGAACTCCTCGATGTGGAGAAAGTCTATCAGGTCACGCGGCGCGCGGGCTGGTTCGGCCGCCAGCGGCATGGCCTTGCCGCGCTCGACGGCGTGCGGTTGCGCGTCCGGCGCGGCGCCAGCGTCGCGCTCGTGGGCGAGAGCGGCTCGGGCAAGTCCACGCTGCTGCGCGTGCTTCTGGGCCTTTCCGACCCCAGCAACGGACGCGCGCTCTACAAGGGGCGGCCCATTGCCGAGAGCCGGGCGCAGGACCCCTCCTTCGCGCGCGAGGTGGCCATGGTCTACCAGGATGCGCGGGGCTCTCTCAATCCGCGCATGTCCGTGGCCGCGCTGATCGCCGAGCCTCTCCGCCATTTCGGCATCTGCCCGGAAGCCGAGATACAGGGGCGCGTCGCGGAGCTTCTGGCGCGGGTGGGCCTGCCTCTCCAGGCCGCGTCGAGCTATCCGGCCGGGCTTTCGGGCGGCCAGGTCCGGCGCGTGGCGATCGCGCGGGCGCTGGCCTCCGGCCCGTCCGTTCTCGTGGCGGACGAGGCCGTCTCCGGCCTCGACGTCTCGACCCAGGCCCAGCTTCTCGAACTGCTTCGTCGCCTGCAGAGCGAGATGGGGCTCACCCTCCTGTTCATCACGCACGATCTGGGCGTGGCCAGCTATCTGTGCGACGAGATCGCGATCATGTATCTCGGCCGCATCGTGGAATCCGGCCCGACCAATGCGGTGCTGAACGATCCGGCCCATCCCTATGCGAAGGCCTTGCGGGCGGCTGCGCCCGAATTCTTCGCCCCCATCGTCGAGCCGCTGCCCGGCGAACTGCCCAGCCCGCTCGACCTGCCGCCCGGATGCCGCTTCGCCGGGCGCTGCGCCTTCGCGCGCGGGCCATGCAGCACGGACGACCCGGTGCTGACGCCCTTCATGGCCGGCCGCCAGGTCGCCTGCCTCTTTCCCCTGACCGGGGCCGGGGGAAGGGAGCCGGGCCCATGA